One Parcubacteria group bacterium DNA window includes the following coding sequences:
- the nadE gene encoding NAD(+) synthase, giving the protein MAKDRTQNVESYYPGKPKKTGPLNFTYKKVTDEAMVEKVCDFLRDNITVPDYWAGAVVGISDGLDGATTGALALKALGKERVLAVIVNLGDIPEHREQEALAIASAEALGVEYEVFDASKIYGAFQALVKERGPFTDVNISTRVVQNILFQVADEKNYAVLSTINKSEILTGRLMEHFYGHVAPLAPLFKSEIFDLARVLNVPEEIIARKPGGVDTWYDEDTFGVTYDTLDKMLYLLTEKHLTPEMIAKQYSFDEAWIERLEERTTQRDWRLTTKELHL; this is encoded by the coding sequence ATGGCGAAAGATCGCACACAAAACGTCGAAAGCTATTACCCGGGAAAACCGAAGAAAACTGGTCCGCTTAATTTTACATACAAAAAAGTTACAGATGAAGCAATGGTCGAGAAAGTGTGCGACTTCCTGCGCGACAACATCACCGTCCCCGATTATTGGGCTGGGGCAGTTGTTGGAATCTCTGACGGTTTGGATGGGGCAACTACGGGGGCGCTTGCTCTCAAAGCCCTTGGGAAAGAACGTGTTCTAGCTGTAATCGTGAACCTTGGAGACATACCCGAACACCGTGAACAAGAAGCGCTAGCTATTGCGAGCGCAGAAGCACTCGGGGTCGAGTACGAAGTATTCGACGCTTCAAAGATATACGGGGCCTTCCAGGCGCTCGTCAAAGAGCGTGGGCCCTTTACGGATGTGAACATTTCCACCCGTGTCGTGCAGAACATCTTATTCCAGGTCGCCGATGAGAAAAACTACGCCGTCCTTTCGACAATCAACAAAAGTGAGATCCTTACAGGTCGGCTCATGGAACATTTCTACGGGCATGTGGCACCGCTCGCTCCACTTTTCAAGAGTGAAATCTTTGACCTTGCGCGGGTGCTCAATGTGCCAGAAGAAATCATTGCTCGGAAGCCTGGCGGTGTGGACACATGGTATGACGAGGATACGTTCGGAGTCACCTACGACACGCTCGACAAAATGCTCTATCTCCTCACTGAAAAACATCTGACTCCAGAAATGATCGCGAAACAATATAGTTTTGACGAGGCGTGGATTGAACGCCTTGAGGAGCGGACGACACAGCGAGACTGGCGACTCACGACAAAAGAACTACACTTGTAA
- the infB gene encoding translation initiation factor IF-2 — translation MSPASQKPNIQSGSVPRPPVVVVMGHIDHGKSSLLDYIRKTNVTAGEAGGITQHMYAYEIEHQGEGGGKRKITFIDTPGHAAFSLMRERGAVVADIAILVVAADDGVKAQTVEALKTIRGNNVPFIVALNKIDKEGANSERVKQELAEKEVFVEGYGGDVPLVPISAKRGDGIPELLDMVLLVADMRELTGDPEANAEGIVIEAHRDERVGISATLIIKNGILRKGMYVAIGGSVAPARRVENFLGKTVDEATFSAPVHVYGFAELPSVGATFKASESQEEAIAAANLLKDEVAKTPVSAPRREETAEDVAVVPIIIKADTMGTLEAIEKEVGLLSPERVRPYILGKGIGTVGEADVARALGKEKAIVVAFNTKVERRAEELATREKVSIGTFTIIYELIEWLEKELTKHRPKVMVEDVIGSAKIIRVFSRTKDKQVVGGRVKTGRLTTSKEVRVIRRENTIGHGRILELQQQKQKTNEVLEGVEFGAMIESRHEIAPGDVIEAIERVER, via the coding sequence ATGTCTCCCGCTTCCCAAAAACCAAATATACAAAGTGGTTCTGTCCCCCGCCCCCCTGTCGTTGTCGTTATGGGGCATATTGATCATGGGAAATCTTCTCTGCTCGACTACATACGCAAAACAAACGTTACGGCCGGAGAAGCCGGGGGTATCACCCAACATATGTACGCCTACGAAATCGAACACCAGGGCGAGGGTGGAGGAAAGCGCAAAATCACGTTTATCGACACTCCGGGCCACGCAGCGTTTTCTCTGATGCGCGAACGAGGAGCCGTGGTGGCTGACATAGCGATTTTGGTGGTCGCTGCAGATGACGGAGTAAAGGCGCAAACGGTTGAGGCCTTAAAGACAATACGCGGTAACAATGTCCCCTTCATTGTTGCGCTCAACAAAATTGACAAAGAAGGTGCGAACTCAGAGCGCGTTAAACAAGAGCTTGCCGAGAAAGAAGTGTTTGTCGAAGGATACGGTGGGGATGTCCCATTAGTGCCAATTTCCGCGAAACGAGGAGACGGAATCCCCGAACTTCTTGATATGGTCCTCTTGGTCGCGGACATGCGCGAGCTTACGGGGGACCCAGAGGCGAACGCCGAAGGTATTGTCATTGAGGCGCACCGCGACGAACGGGTGGGCATCTCGGCAACACTCATCATCAAGAACGGAATCTTGCGCAAAGGTATGTACGTTGCTATCGGGGGAAGCGTCGCTCCCGCTAGGCGCGTCGAGAACTTTTTGGGCAAGACGGTGGACGAAGCAACCTTCTCTGCCCCGGTTCATGTCTACGGTTTCGCTGAATTACCGAGCGTTGGCGCAACATTCAAGGCATCGGAATCTCAAGAAGAAGCAATTGCCGCGGCAAATCTCCTTAAGGACGAGGTGGCAAAAACTCCTGTCTCTGCGCCAAGGAGGGAAGAGACGGCGGAGGATGTCGCCGTTGTCCCCATTATTATCAAGGCGGACACAATGGGTACGCTGGAAGCGATTGAGAAGGAAGTGGGGTTGCTCTCCCCCGAGCGTGTGCGACCATATATATTGGGTAAGGGCATCGGCACTGTCGGTGAAGCAGACGTGGCGCGAGCACTTGGTAAAGAAAAGGCCATCGTAGTCGCCTTCAATACAAAAGTTGAGCGACGCGCAGAAGAACTCGCGACTCGTGAAAAGGTCTCGATCGGAACTTTCACTATCATTTACGAACTCATCGAGTGGCTCGAGAAAGAGCTTACCAAACACCGGCCCAAAGTCATGGTTGAAGACGTCATCGGTAGCGCAAAGATTATCCGAGTATTCAGTAGGACAAAAGACAAGCAAGTAGTGGGTGGCCGCGTGAAGACAGGACGCCTAACGACAAGCAAAGAAGTTCGAGTTATCCGTCGTGAGAATACAATCGGACACGGGAGAATACTGGAGCTCCAACAACAAAAACAAAAAACAAACGAGGTGTTAGAGGGTGTTGAATTCGGCGCGATGATTGAATCGCGCCACGAAATCGCTCCTGGAGATGTGATAGAGGCCATCGAACGAGTAGAACGATAG
- a CDS encoding ribosome-binding factor A: MKPKRREKTKKVGPSKRVEKASSALQKIVADFVEARAPKNTLLTVTDVAVSQDLRYIVAFVSVYPDVGDVSITKLLNADYRELNELIAKQADFKYMPKVVFEIDHGERNRQRIDELLSQD, from the coding sequence ATGAAACCGAAGAGGAGGGAAAAAACAAAAAAAGTCGGGCCATCAAAGCGGGTAGAGAAGGCCAGCTCCGCACTACAAAAGATTGTGGCTGACTTTGTCGAGGCGCGAGCGCCAAAAAACACGCTTCTTACCGTGACTGATGTTGCTGTATCGCAGGACCTGCGATACATCGTCGCGTTTGTGAGCGTGTACCCTGATGTAGGAGACGTATCGATAACAAAACTCCTGAACGCTGACTACAGAGAGTTAAACGAACTTATCGCTAAACAGGCAGATTTTAAATATATGCCAAAAGTGGTCTTTGAAATTGACCACGGGGAACGAAACCGACAAAGAATAGACGAACTCCTAAGCCAGGATTAA